The Acinetobacter sp. SAAs474 genome includes the window AGTTAAATAAAGGAACCGCTATGTCAAAATCAGCTTTATTAGTGATCGACTTACAAAATGAATATCTACCTACAGGTAAATTACCATTGGTAAATATTGAACAAGCCACTGCTAATGCAGTGAAAGTAATTGCTAAAGCCCGTGAACAAGGCACTCAAGTAATTCATGTCCAACATATTTTTGCTAATAATGAATTTCCTGCATTTGAACCTGATTCAAATGGTATTGAGTTTCAAGATACCGTTAAGCCACAAGCAGATGAAACCGTAATTGTTAAAAATTACGTCAACTCATTCTTAAATACGAATCTCAAACAAGTCTTAGATACAAATGATGTAACTGAATTAGTCATCATTGGTGCTATGAGCCATATGTGTGTTGATGCTGCTGTACGTGCTGCTTCTGATTTTGGTTATAAGGTAAAAGTGATTCATGATGCTTGTGCAACGCTAGACTTAGAATTTAATGGCGTCAAAGTACCTGCTAGCCATGTCCATGCAACATTAATGGCCGCTTTTGAATTTGCATATGCTCAAGTAATATCAACTGAAGATTATGTTAGTTAAAGATTAAGAATATCTAAAATTAACATAATACACCTTATACGAAATGCGTTATAATTATCTATAGAAATCAATGCTGTAGTTTCTAGTTGATAGCCCGAACATCCCTGTTCAGGCTTTTTTTATGATTTTTCACGTTCCACGCCTATTATTTAAGCAATGTTTCACAACTTTGATTAGCTCCAGTAAATAATTAAAACCTAGATAATAAGAACCGAGCGAGTGTCTACGAGCGATTGAGCATCATCAAAATTTCGCCCTCGCCTTTTCCCTGATTACAAGCTCCCTTTGGATTTTAAACAGTAATTACAGAGCATCCCGAATGGGTGCGAACTTTGAAGCTTTTGCTTTTCAAAAAAGCATGAGCATAGCGAATACATTACTAATGCTTTTGCTTTTAGTTTTCACAAACAGGATTAACTAAAAACTGCCCCACGAAGCGAGGAACGAGCTTCAATAGAGTACGAGCTTTAGCGAGTACATAGGGCAGTTTTAATAGTTTTTCCCTTTTTAATAGTTTTAATAGTTTTAATAGTTTTAGACAGCATGAAAGCCTTATATAGCAATACTCTTCAGCCTTATACAACGACAGATTTACCCTTATACAACGACAGATTTACCCTTATACAACGACAGATTTACCCTTATACAACGACAGATTTACCCTATATAACGACAATAAAAAACAATGTTGTTGTTTTAATTAACGCTTTTATAATATAGTGTCGTTTTATTGCAGAAAAATAATCCTTAAACCAAATGAAAAATGACCTAGTTATAAAAAGTAATACTCTTGTTGAAGCTTGCTTTAATCTCAGTTTGACTGAATATCGAATACTACATGTAGCCTTCACTGAATTAGCTGAATATGAAAGTGATAAAGGCTTATTCCACACACGAGAATTTAGAGTATATGCAAAAGATTACTCCAAGCTATTTAATACTGATGAATCCGATGCTTATAAGGTATTAAGGGATGCAAGTGAGCGATTATTTAACCGTTACTTCACGTATGATCGGGTCTATCAAAAACCTGATTTTATAGAATGTGTTAAATCGAGATGGGTACAAAAAATTAGTTATGCAGATACGCAGGGATATATTAAATTTCAGTTAGCCGATGATGTTTTTAGCATGATTGGACAACTGAAAGATTGTTTCACACGATATAGATTATCTAAAACAGCCCAATTAACGAGCGTTTATGCTATTCGCCTTTATGAAATGATGATTCAATGGCAAAGCACGAAAGTTGTTCCAGTAATAGAATTAAATACGTTAAGAGAACGCCTTGCTATTGAGGAGCATGAATATCCTAGAGTCTATGATTTTAAGAATCGTGTCTTAGACCCTGCTATTAAACAAATTAATAAATATACAGATATCACAGTAAGTTACGAACAACACAAGCAAGGACGTATCATTTCTGGGTTTTCATTTAAGTTTAAGCAAAAAAAAGACGATAAACCTAAAATTAATACTAAGCGTGACCCTAACACCCCTGACTTTTTTATAAAAATGACCGATGCACAACGCCATTTATTTGCCAATAAAATGTCAGAAATGCCTGAAATGAGTAAATATTCAAAAGGTACTGAAAGCTACCAACAATTTGCTATTCGTATCGCTGACATGCTTTTAAAGCCTGAAAAATTTAGAGAACTTTACCCATTTTTAGAGAAAGCAGGATTTAAATCATGATGCAACTGGAGAACCTAACAGCCAATTTTCAAGGCGTTCAAATTGAGTATACCGACATCGTTAATTATGAAATTGCGAGGGAAAATATCTGCGGTTATATCTTCCTATTATCCCGAATATCAAAAAAAGCCGAACCTATCGAAAAAATACAGGTAGAAAGCAAAATAGAGGACTTAATTTACTATCGGGATAATTTGCAGATCGAAGATATAGAAAATATCCAAAAGATCTTAAATGAGCTAATTCCAGAGTATAAAGCCGAACAAGAAAAGCAAAGAGCTAAGAAAAATTAGGCTTTCTTCTTAACTTTACTTTTTTGCTTTGGCTTAACAGTAAATTGCTCACCCAAAGCCTTGCCTTGTTTAAAAGTGACGATCTCCTTAGCTTCAATTTTAAGTTTTTCGCCAGTTTTAGGATTGTGTCCCATTCTTTCGGCACGCTGTTTCACTTCAAAAGTCCCAAAATCAACTAATCGGACATTTTTATCTTCAACTAGGGCTTCTGTAATGACTTCAAGAACAGAATTAAGAACAACTCTTGCTTCATCTTGATTAATATTTAATTTAGGTGCTAATTTGGCAATTAAATCGGCTTTATTCATAATTAATTGTCCTCAATATTTGGTAAGTCAAAAAGCTGTCTATCTCTATTTTCTGTTAAATACTCGTTGAGTTCAGCCAGTATTTTTTCTTTATTGGCTTCATTCTGCATTTTTTTAATCAAATAAGAACCGAGCAGAATTTTACGCCGAGTATCATCTTTTCGTTGCTGTTCCTTTTGCTTGGTACGTTCTCTTGCTTCAATAGCCTGTTTCTGTGCTTTTAACTGTTTCAGCTTCTCTAACTGGGCTTCAATTTTCTTTTCGATATTTTCAGCAGATTTAGTCATAACGGTTAATTTCGTAATATAGAAAACCACTCAAGCATAAGACCCTATGAATTGAAATTCAAGCGGGTAATATGCTATCGTGTTTTTCATGAAATGCGCACTTACGACTTGAACTTCGTTCAAGTCACCGTTGCGTAAGGGGAAACCCCTTAACCCCAAAAAACTGCTACGCAATTTTTTAAAAGCAAAAGCATCTCAAGGCGACTGCATGGCAATCTATCATTGTTCAACTAAAACAGTTAACCGAAGTTCAGGACGAACTGCGGTTGCATCAAGTGCCTATCGTGCAGGTGAAAAACTAGAAGATGAACGCACAGGGCTGACCCATGACTTTACGAGAAAAGACGGTGTCGCCCATGCTGAAATTATCTCTAATTTAGATATTGAAATTGACCGTGGCGAACTTTGGAACTTGGCAGAAAAAACCGAAAACCGCAAAGATGCCCGAACCGCTAGAGAATGGGTGATTGCCCTGCCTGATGAATTAGACGCTGATCAACGTAAGGACTTGGCAAAAGACTTTGCCAGGTCCTTAGTTGATCGCTATGACGTAATCGCAGATTTAGCCATCCATGAACCGAGTAAAGGCGGTAATGATAAAAACCATCACGCCCATATCATGCTCACAACCCGAAAAGCCGAATTGGACGCAGACAATAAACTCTCTCTGACCACCAAAACCGATATTGAACTCAGCAACGCCAAACGAAAAAGCCTTGGTATGGGGACAACCCAAGAAGACATTAAGCAAATTAGAGAAACATGGGCAGACTTAGCCAATAAAGCATTGGAACGTGCAGGCTACCGAGAAAAAATAGATCACCGCAGCTATGCCGATCAGAACAACGGACTACAAGCCACCATCCATGAAGGCACCAAAGTCACTCAATTACGCAGACAAGGCATAGACACTGAAATTAGCCGTTTCAATGACAATGTGAAACAGCAGAACATCCAACAACTTGACCAACAGAAACAGCAGAAAGAGAGCGTTTTACAGCGTGGTTTAAACCGTGTCGATCAAGGTTTTGAGCAATGGCAGAAGAACCAAGAAAGCAAACGCCTAGAACTGGAACGCCAAGCGGAAATGAAGCGACAGCAAGAATTAGATAAACAACGAGCCGAACAAGCAAATCGTAAGGCATCACGAGATTTAGATAATGATGGATGGTCACGATGAGTAACCAAAATGATGATTTAGACCTAGACGATCAGTTATATATTCTATTGGCATCTATGAAGGAATACAGAGAAGCCATAGCAGACGATAACAAGCGATTAGAGACGTTTTACAACGAAGTGGCTATGGAGTACTCAATAAGGCTGAAAAGTCGCTAGAAAACGCAAATAAGAAGCATACAGGCGCATTGAACAACAGTATTCAGCATTTAAACCAAGTTGCAGCTAAACTAAATGCAAAATTTATCCTGTTTTTTGCCAGTACTTTTGTGGCTTTGGTTCTCGTATTGCTTTTGGCTATATTTTTGTATGTTCCAAGCCTTGATGAAATTCAACAGCGCAGAGCAGATAAGAAAGCATTAGAACAATATGCACTTCAAATCAAAGTTGATGATGGAGAAACACTCGTCAGAATCATGACGAAAAAGCCGTGTTACTCATTCCAACCAAATAACGTCAAAGAAAAAACCTATGACTGGTGTCAGATCGACCCTAAAAAATACTAGATGATCGGTACTTTGCTTGGTTTTTCTCATTACGAATTAAATTACAGCAAGCGCAAAGTTGCCCGACTTTGAAACATGGCTAAAGCCATCTTTCAAAGCATCGAGCGATAGTCATCCAAAAATTTCGGAATGGCTATCCAACTGATGCAGTTCTAAAATATCGTCACCAACAAGCCTATAGATCAAGACTAAATCAGGCTTCACATGACAATCACGACAATTCTTAAACTCTGCACTACCCTTCAAGGGATGATCTAAATATTTTTCAGGCAAAGGATTATTTGCGACTAAACAATCTAATACTTCTGCCCATTCAGCCGTAACCAGTTCTAAATAACGTCTTTTAATATCACGTTTAAAAGAACTGGTTACGATAATCTTACGTTTAGCCATGTGCTTCTTCCGACATAGCTTTAATCGCTTCTTCTACCGTTTCGTACTCGGTGTACTCGCCATTTTCAATCTCTTTTAAAGATTGAAGTAACTTGGCTGCTGCTTTAGGCGTTAAAGCAGTTTCTCGCGCATAGTCAAAAGATAAAGGAATCGCTTTAGTTTTAACGATTTGATTCAAGAACAGTTTGAATGCTTGGGGCATAGTCAAACCGTAGTCTTCCAAAATAGGCGTGACTTGTTCTTTTAACTCTGCTTCTAAGCGCATATTGAAATTGACTGCGGACATGATTTCCTCACTCAAAAACCATTAAAGTAAAGATAATATAAAGCATATTCTTTACTTTTTCATTACTTTTGATGTAATAAATGGTTTCTGACAACTGAATTTCGTATAACGGCCATTATGTTAAATGGGAGGATTATTTTCATTAATGATACCAAAAGCTTTTCTCCATGCCTGAGGGCTGGTGCCATATTTTTCACGAAAATTTTTTCTAAATGATACGGTATTATTAAAACCTGAAAGCTCGGTTATCTTTTCGATAGACAAGTTTGTCGTTTCTAAAAGTTCACAACTTAATCTGATTCTTTCAGTATTCAGCCAATCAACCAGGGTCATACCTGTCGCTTTCTTAAAATGCCGTGTGAACGTCCTGCGTGTCATATGTGTCCGTTCAGCTAGGCTTTCAATATTATGTTGTAGAGCTAAATTCTTTCTTAAAAAATCAAGTAAGAGGTTAATTTGTGCATCTTGGCTCGATTCTGCTACTGGCTGTTCAATAAACTGAGCTTGCCCACCTTCACGGTGAGGCGGAATCACCATTACTCTAGAGACTTTATTCGCAATTTGTGCATTATAGATTTCACGTATCAAATACAAGCAGCAGTCTAACGCTGCGCCTGTTCCAGCAGAGGTTACGATCCTTTGATCTTCTACATACAGGGCGTCATTATCAAGCTGAACCTGTGGAAATCGCTCACTAAAATCTTGTTCAGCCATCCAGTGCGTAGCTGCTTTTTTATGGTCAAGTAAACCAGCATATGCCAATGCATAAGTTCCATAACATAACCCTACAATTCTAATTCCAGTCTGATATGCACAATTTAGGGCATCGATAAGTACTTGTTCTGGCTCGTGATTAAAACCATCCCATCCAGGAATAATAATAAGATCCGACTCTTTAATGAGTTCGATCCCACCATCAGGGATAATCATCATAGACTGTTCTGTTTTTACGGGCTGGCCATCTATAGAAAAAATTTTCAGATCAAATAAGCGTTTATCTTCAATCTTGATATTGAAAATGATATGAGGGATAGAGAAGTGAAATGGATTTATATTGGGATAAACGAACAATCCAATTACTGGTATAGCCATGCAACTTACCTCTCTAAAATAATAAATATAGCATGTTGTCCCAATAGTTTCGATGATTGTCCTTAAGGACAATTTTTTTGTTTGATGTTTTCTATCATGATTTAAATATGAATAAACTATTGGATCTGGAACATGAATAAAATTTTAAGTAGTTCTGTTATTGCACTCTCTCTGGCAATGGCTTCAATTCATTTATATGCGAATGATAAGGTGGTT containing:
- a CDS encoding cysteine hydrolase family protein encodes the protein MSKSALLVIDLQNEYLPTGKLPLVNIEQATANAVKVIAKAREQGTQVIHVQHIFANNEFPAFEPDSNGIEFQDTVKPQADETVIVKNYVNSFLNTNLKQVLDTNDVTELVIIGAMSHMCVDAAVRAASDFGYKVKVIHDACATLDLEFNGVKVPASHVHATLMAAFEFAYAQVISTEDYVS
- the repM gene encoding replication initiation protein RepM is translated as MKNDLVIKSNTLVEACFNLSLTEYRILHVAFTELAEYESDKGLFHTREFRVYAKDYSKLFNTDESDAYKVLRDASERLFNRYFTYDRVYQKPDFIECVKSRWVQKISYADTQGYIKFQLADDVFSMIGQLKDCFTRYRLSKTAQLTSVYAIRLYEMMIQWQSTKVVPVIELNTLRERLAIEEHEYPRVYDFKNRVLDPAIKQINKYTDITVSYEQHKQGRIISGFSFKFKQKKDDKPKINTKRDPNTPDFFIKMTDAQRHLFANKMSEMPEMSKYSKGTESYQQFAIRIADMLLKPEKFRELYPFLEKAGFKS
- a CDS encoding HU family DNA-binding protein; the encoded protein is MNKADLIAKLAPKLNINQDEARVVLNSVLEVITEALVEDKNVRLVDFGTFEVKQRAERMGHNPKTGEKLKIEAKEIVTFKQGKALGEQFTVKPKQKSKVKKKA
- a CDS encoding mobilization protein, with translation MTKSAENIEKKIEAQLEKLKQLKAQKQAIEARERTKQKEQQRKDDTRRKILLGSYLIKKMQNEANKEKILAELNEYLTENRDRQLFDLPNIEDN
- the mobQ gene encoding MobQ family relaxase, coding for MAIYHCSTKTVNRSSGRTAVASSAYRAGEKLEDERTGLTHDFTRKDGVAHAEIISNLDIEIDRGELWNLAEKTENRKDARTAREWVIALPDELDADQRKDLAKDFARSLVDRYDVIADLAIHEPSKGGNDKNHHAHIMLTTRKAELDADNKLSLTTKTDIELSNAKRKSLGMGTTQEDIKQIRETWADLANKALERAGYREKIDHRSYADQNNGLQATIHEGTKVTQLRRQGIDTEISRFNDNVKQQNIQQLDQQKQQKESVLQRGLNRVDQGFEQWQKNQESKRLELERQAEMKRQQELDKQRAEQANRKASRDLDNDGWSR
- a CDS encoding type II toxin-antitoxin system YafQ family toxin, whose amino-acid sequence is MAKRKIIVTSSFKRDIKRRYLELVTAEWAEVLDCLVANNPLPEKYLDHPLKGSAEFKNCRDCHVKPDLVLIYRLVGDDILELHQLDSHSEIFG
- a CDS encoding type II toxin-antitoxin system RelB/DinJ family antitoxin, which produces MSAVNFNMRLEAELKEQVTPILEDYGLTMPQAFKLFLNQIVKTKAIPLSFDYARETALTPKAAAKLLQSLKEIENGEYTEYETVEEAIKAMSEEAHG
- a CDS encoding GlxA family transcriptional regulator, translated to MAIPVIGLFVYPNINPFHFSIPHIIFNIKIEDKRLFDLKIFSIDGQPVKTEQSMMIIPDGGIELIKESDLIIIPGWDGFNHEPEQVLIDALNCAYQTGIRIVGLCYGTYALAYAGLLDHKKAATHWMAEQDFSERFPQVQLDNDALYVEDQRIVTSAGTGAALDCCLYLIREIYNAQIANKVSRVMVIPPHREGGQAQFIEQPVAESSQDAQINLLLDFLRKNLALQHNIESLAERTHMTRRTFTRHFKKATGMTLVDWLNTERIRLSCELLETTNLSIEKITELSGFNNTVSFRKNFREKYGTSPQAWRKAFGIINENNPPI